The Miscanthus floridulus cultivar M001 chromosome 17, ASM1932011v1, whole genome shotgun sequence genome has a window encoding:
- the LOC136517952 gene encoding cysteine-rich receptor-like protein kinase 6 isoform X1, with protein MRRQRSLLPLVLICASSSVLLLTATTNADNLTFYMYHNCPDNTTYTSGSAFQANLDAILSSLPAAAAASSSGFAEKITGAAAPDQVYGLAQCRGDISAERCRACLVNSAHEVASRCPSQKSALLIYEGCLLRYSNASFFGEADTEDPLYMCDLDNATQPQFASSRDGLMRSLAEKAYGSPRLFAASSVNLADYEKIYGMVQCTRDLEPDDCEGCLANAVSKIQTYKDCSGRQGGRLFNWSCYIRFAVKPFYNAQAAETAMSTGPGSSRRTVRNTALLVSVPVALTLLLLLLLLLAVCICKNRTTNKRYGGDEEMRGSETLQYDLGTLRAATDNFSEENMLGKGGFGPVYKGTMQNGQEIAVKRLSTISQQGLVEMKNEIVLVAKLQHKNLVRLLGFCIDEEEKLLVYEFLSNKSLNKILFDPKTQQQLSWGQRYKIIEGISRGLLYLHEDSRLTIIHRDLKPGNILLDADMNPKISDFGLAKLFKMESSAENTRHIAGTYGYMAPEYAYRGIFSTKSDVFSYGVLVLEIVTGRRASEDLLSLVWRHWSLGSVLQLLDGYPAEEPDRLEMLRCIHIGLLCVQEDPQLRPRMASVLLMLRNRIVTMSPPTKPAFVVPTGEPSTSINKVSVSDLEAR; from the exons ATGCGCAGGCAGCGCAGCCTCCTTCCGCTCGTTCTCATCTGTGCGTCGTCATCCGTCCTGCTCCTCACCGCAACAACCAACGCCGACAACCTTACGTTCTACATGTACCACAACTGCCCGGACAACACGACCTACACGAGCGGCAGCGCGTTCCAGGCCAACCTCGATGCgatcctctcctctctccccgccgccgcggccgcgtcgTCCTCTGGGTTCGCCGAGAAAATCACCGGCGCCGCCGCGCCCGACCAGGTTTACGGCCTCGCGCAGTGCCGCGGGGACATCAGCGCGGAGCGCTGCCGCGCGTGCCTCGTCAACTCGGCGCATGAGGTGGCCAGCAGGTGCCCTAGCCAGAAGAGCGCCCTGCTCATCTACGAAGGCTGCCTGCTGCGCTACTCCAACGCGAGCTTCTTCGGCGAGGCCGACACGGAGGATCCGCTCTACATGTGTGACCTCGACAACGCGACGCAGCCTCAGTTCGCGTCGTCGCGGGACGGGCTGATGCGCAGCCTCGCTGAGAAGGCGTACGGCTCCCCGCGTCTGTTCGCGGCTAGCTCGGTCAACCTCGCGGACTACGAGAAGATTTACGGCATGGTGCAGTGTACGCGGGACCTTGAGCCCGACGACTGCGAGGGCTGCCTCGCCAACGCCGTCAGTAAGATTCAGACGTACAAAGACTGCAGCGGGAGACAGGGCGGTCGGCTCTTCAACTGGAGCTGCTACATCCGGTTCGCGGTGAAGCCTTTCTACAACGCCCAGGCTGCCGAGACGGCAATGTCCACCG GCCCAGGAAGCAGTCGGCGCACGGTCAGGAATACAGCTCTCCTCGTCTCAGTTCCTGTTGCTCtcacactgctgctgctgcttctgcttCTTCTCGCCGTCTGTATCTGCAAGAACAGAACTACAAACAAGC GATATGGAGGTGACGAAGAAATGAGAGGTTCAGAAACTCTCCAGTACGATCTAGGTACTCTGCGGGCTGCCACTGACAACTTTTCAGAAGAAAATATGCTCGGGAAAGGCGGTTTTGGACCGGTCTACAAA GGCACGATGCAAAATGGGCAGGAAATTGCAGTGAAGAGACTGTCAACAATCTCACAGCAAGGACTTGTGGAAATGAAAAACGAGATTGTCCTCGTTGCAAAGCTCCAACACAAGAACTTGGTGCGCCTACTCGGTTTCTGCATCGATGAAGAAGAGAAGCTCCTCGTCTACGAGTTCCTCAGCAACAAGAGCCTCAATAAAATCCTTTTCG ATCCTAAAACGCAACAGCAGTTAAGCTGGGGGCAAAGGTATAAGATCATCGAAGGGATCAGCCGAGGGCTTCTGTATCTTCACGAGGATTCACGGCTGACGATCATCCACCGTGATCTCAAGCCGGGCAACATCTTGCTAGACGCAGACATGAACCCCAAGATCTCCGACTTTGGCTTGGCCAAGTTATTTAAAATGGAATCGAGCGCAGAAAACACAAGACATATTGCTGGAACTTA CGGATACATGGCACCAGAGTACGCCTATCGCGGCATCTTCTCTACCAAGTCAGACGTTTTCAGCTACGGCGTCCTTGTCCTGGAGATCGTCACCGGCCGGCGAGCTTCTGAAGATCTGCTAAGCTTG GTTTGGAGGCACTGGAGCCTCGGCAGCGTGCTGCAGCTTCTCGATGGCTACCCGGCGGAGGAGCCGGACAGGCTGGAGATGCTGAGGTGCATCCACATCGGGCTGCTCTGCGTCCAGGAGGATCCGCAGCTCCGGCCCCGCATGGCGTCCGTCCTCCTCATGCTCAGAAACCGCATCGTCACAATGTCGCCGCCAACCAAGCCGGCCTTCGTAGTCCCCACAGGGGAGCCGTCGACGTCGATCAACAAAGTCTCCGTCTCTGACTTGGAGGCACGTTGA
- the LOC136517952 gene encoding cysteine-rich receptor-like protein kinase 25 isoform X2 — MRRQRSLLPLVLICASSSVLLLTATTNADNLTFYMYHNCPDNTTYTSGSAFQANLDAILSSLPAAAAASSSGFAEKITGAAAPDQVYGLAQCRGDISAERCRACLVNSAHEVASRCPSQKSALLIYEGCLLRYSNASFFGEADTEDPLYMCDLDNATQPQFASSRDGLMRSLAEKAYGSPRLFAASSVNLADYEKIYGMVQCTRDLEPDDCEGCLANAVSKIQTYKDCSGRQGGRLFNWSCYIRFAVKPFYNAQAAETAMSTGPGSSRRTVRNTALLVSVPVALTLLLLLLLLLAVCICKNRTTNKRYGGDEEMRGSETLQYDLGTLRAATDNFSEENMLGKGGFGPVYKGTMQNGQEIAVKRLSTISQQGLVEMKNEIVLVAKLQHKNLVRLLGFCIDEEEKLLVYEFLSNKSLNKILFDPKTQQQLSWGQRYKIIEGISRGLLYLHEDSRLTIIHRDLKPGNILLDADMNPKISDFGLAKLFKMESSAENTRHIAGTYLRDAADTWHQSTPIAASSLPSQTFSATASLSWRSSPAGELLKIC; from the exons ATGCGCAGGCAGCGCAGCCTCCTTCCGCTCGTTCTCATCTGTGCGTCGTCATCCGTCCTGCTCCTCACCGCAACAACCAACGCCGACAACCTTACGTTCTACATGTACCACAACTGCCCGGACAACACGACCTACACGAGCGGCAGCGCGTTCCAGGCCAACCTCGATGCgatcctctcctctctccccgccgccgcggccgcgtcgTCCTCTGGGTTCGCCGAGAAAATCACCGGCGCCGCCGCGCCCGACCAGGTTTACGGCCTCGCGCAGTGCCGCGGGGACATCAGCGCGGAGCGCTGCCGCGCGTGCCTCGTCAACTCGGCGCATGAGGTGGCCAGCAGGTGCCCTAGCCAGAAGAGCGCCCTGCTCATCTACGAAGGCTGCCTGCTGCGCTACTCCAACGCGAGCTTCTTCGGCGAGGCCGACACGGAGGATCCGCTCTACATGTGTGACCTCGACAACGCGACGCAGCCTCAGTTCGCGTCGTCGCGGGACGGGCTGATGCGCAGCCTCGCTGAGAAGGCGTACGGCTCCCCGCGTCTGTTCGCGGCTAGCTCGGTCAACCTCGCGGACTACGAGAAGATTTACGGCATGGTGCAGTGTACGCGGGACCTTGAGCCCGACGACTGCGAGGGCTGCCTCGCCAACGCCGTCAGTAAGATTCAGACGTACAAAGACTGCAGCGGGAGACAGGGCGGTCGGCTCTTCAACTGGAGCTGCTACATCCGGTTCGCGGTGAAGCCTTTCTACAACGCCCAGGCTGCCGAGACGGCAATGTCCACCG GCCCAGGAAGCAGTCGGCGCACGGTCAGGAATACAGCTCTCCTCGTCTCAGTTCCTGTTGCTCtcacactgctgctgctgcttctgcttCTTCTCGCCGTCTGTATCTGCAAGAACAGAACTACAAACAAGC GATATGGAGGTGACGAAGAAATGAGAGGTTCAGAAACTCTCCAGTACGATCTAGGTACTCTGCGGGCTGCCACTGACAACTTTTCAGAAGAAAATATGCTCGGGAAAGGCGGTTTTGGACCGGTCTACAAA GGCACGATGCAAAATGGGCAGGAAATTGCAGTGAAGAGACTGTCAACAATCTCACAGCAAGGACTTGTGGAAATGAAAAACGAGATTGTCCTCGTTGCAAAGCTCCAACACAAGAACTTGGTGCGCCTACTCGGTTTCTGCATCGATGAAGAAGAGAAGCTCCTCGTCTACGAGTTCCTCAGCAACAAGAGCCTCAATAAAATCCTTTTCG ATCCTAAAACGCAACAGCAGTTAAGCTGGGGGCAAAGGTATAAGATCATCGAAGGGATCAGCCGAGGGCTTCTGTATCTTCACGAGGATTCACGGCTGACGATCATCCACCGTGATCTCAAGCCGGGCAACATCTTGCTAGACGCAGACATGAACCCCAAGATCTCCGACTTTGGCTTGGCCAAGTTATTTAAAATGGAATCGAGCGCAGAAAACACAAGACATATTGCTGGAACTTA TCTCCGAGATGCAGCGGATACATGGCACCAGAGTACGCCTATCGCGGCATCTTCTCTACCAAGTCAGACGTTTTCAGCTACGGCGTCCTTGTCCTGGAGATCGTCACCGGCCGGCGAGCTTCTGAAGATCTGCTAA
- the LOC136517953 gene encoding protein STRICTOSIDINE SYNTHASE-LIKE 10-like, with amino-acid sequence MGRIKRAASLLLAVVLALLLPASFCAAEPIKTTPTRWSFHLPLPDGVTGAESLAFDRRGQGPYAGVSDGRVLKWGGSALGWTTFAHGANYRKIPLCTASAVPSEQTESMCGRPLGLQFFAMTGDLYIADAYMGLMKVGPNGGEAQVLATQAADGVPFHFVNGLDVDQATGDVYFTDSSTTYPRRFNTEIMMNADATGRLLKYDARTKQVTVLKADLPYPNGVAVSTDRTHVVVAHTVPCQAFRYWLKGPKAGQYELLADLPGYPDNVRRDTRGGYWVALNQEKARLDTTAPPMKHLVGVRLGVDGTTVEELTAAKGVTLSDVSEKDGQLWLGSVELDYVGLA; translated from the coding sequence ATGGGGCGCATCAAACGTGCGGCGTCGCTCTTACTCGCCGTCGTGCTCGCGCTCCTGCTCCCGGCGTCGTTCTGCGCCGCCGAGCCGATCAAGACCACGCCCACGCGCTGGAGCTTCCACTTGCCGCTGCCCGACGGCGTCACCGGCGCTGAGAGCCTCGCCTTCGACCGCCGCGGCCAGGGCCCCTACGCCGGCGTCTCGGACGGCCGTGTCCTCAAGTGGGGCGGCAGCGCGCTCGGCTGGACCACGTTCGCCCACGGTGCAAACTACCGGAAGATCCCACTGTGCACGGCGTCCGCGGTGCCGTCGGAGCAGACGGAGAGCATGTGCGGCCGCCCGCTTGGGCTGCAGTTCTTCGCCATGACAGGCGATCTCTACATCGCCGACGCATACATGGGGCTCATGAAGGTCGGGCCCAACGGCGGCGAGGCGCAGGTGCTGGCGACGCAAGCGGCAGACGGCGTGCCGTTCCACTTCGTCAACGGGCTCGACGTCGATCAGGCCACCGGCGACGTATACTTCACGGACAGCAGCACCACCTACCCGCGCAGGTTCAACACCGAGATTATGATGAACGCCGACGCGACGGGGCGGCTGCTCAAGTACGATGCGCGGACGAAGCAAGTCACCGTGCTCAAGGCCGACCTGCCGTACCCCAACGGCGTGGCGGTCAGCACCGACAGGACGCATGTGGTGGTGGCGCACACCGTGCCGTGCCAGGCGTTCAGGTACTGGCTCAAGGGGCCCAAGGCCGGCCAGTACGAGCTCCTCGCGGACCTGCCTGGGTACCCGGACAACGTGAGGCGCGACACCAGGGGCGGCTACTGGGTAGCGCTGAACCAGGAGAAGGCGCGGCTCGACACGACGGCGCCTCCAATGAAGCATCTAGTTGGCGTCCGGCTCGGTGTAGACGGGACTACGGTGGAGGAGCTGACGGCGGCCAAGGGTGTGACCCTGAGTGACGTCTCTGAGAAGGACGGGCAGCTGTGGCTGGGATCCGTAGAATTGGACTACGTAGGCCTAGCTTAG
- the LOC136517951 gene encoding cysteine-rich receptor-like protein kinase 10, with protein sequence MHSLLPLLLLGWWCLRLTATTNNDNLKFYITTECSNNMNYTRGSAFQANLDAILSSLPDAAAASSGFAENTTGAAAPDKAYGLAQCRGDVGASDCRSCLNDTAHEMASACPGQKNAMLIYEGCMLRYSNASFFGDPYTSNPIFQLANDENVTQPERFMSLLGVLMSNLTREAAYGSPRRFAAGEVQQTSFVTLYGLAQCTRDTSAGNCMLCLAILVDAIPKCCNGKQGGRIFSPICQLRFEIYPFYDPLAAQPAMSPAPAPRSGPVNGSDLPGPQNTGSNSTVRTALIIVSILAAVMLLLLLLFVAAYGCKKNKKPYKHVQIVRDGHGAEEEEMRSSEPLTYDLSTLRAATDNFSEENKLGEGGFGPVYKGTLPDGQVIAVKRLSRTSKQGHVEMKNEAVLVAKLQHKNLVRLLGCCIEEDEKLLIYEFLVNKSLDKILFDPIRQQELSWGQRYKIIEGIGRGLLYLHEDSRLTIIHRDLKPGNILLDADMNPKISDFGLAKLYDIALSVANTSRIAGTYGYMAPEYAVRGTFSTKSDVYSYGVLVLEIVTGRRPAENLINFVWGQWSHQNVSQLLEGCPADGPGPQEMLRCIHVGLLCVQEDPRLRPSMASVVIMLNSRSITLPIPTVPAFVSPAEGPRAAAPEPSINEGSVSDLEPR encoded by the exons ATGCACAGCCTTCTtccgctccttctcctcggctgGTGGTGTCTCCGCCTCACCGCAACAACTAACAACGACAACCTAAAGTTCTACATCACCACCGAGTGCTCGAACAACATGAACTACACGCGCGGCAGCGCGTTCCAGGCCAACCTCGACGcgatcctctcctccctcccAGACGCCGCAGCCGCGTCCTCTGGGTTCGCCGAGAACACcaccggcgccgccgcgccggacAAGGCGTACGGCCTCGCGCAGTGCCGTGGCGACGTTGGCGCGTCGGACTGCCGCTCCTGCCTCAACGACACGGCGCATGAGATGGCCAGCGCGTGCCCGGGCCAGAAGAACGCCATGCTCATCTACGAAGGCTGCATGCTGCGCTACTCCAACGCCAGCTTCTTCGGCGACCCCTACACGTCCAACCCGATCTTCCAGCTGGCGAACGACGAGAACGTGACGCAGCCGGAGCGGTTCATGTCGCTGCTCGGCGTGCTGATGAGCAACCTCACCAGGGAGGCCGCCTACGGGTCCCCGCGCAGGTTCGCAGCCGGCGAGGTCCAGCAAACAAGCTTCGTGACGCTCTATGGCTTGGCCCAGTGCACGCGGGACACAAGCGCGGGAAACTGCATGCTGTGCCTCGCCATTCTCGTCGATGCGATCCCCAAGTGCTGTAACGGGAAGCAGGGCGGCCGGATCTTCTCGCCGATCTGCCAGCTCCGGTTCGAGATTTACCCGTTCTACGACCCCCTGGCCGCCCAGCCGGCCATGTCACCAGCGCCGGCGCCACGAAGTGGGCCAGTCAACGGCAGCGACCTTCCCGGCCCACAAAACACTG GAAGTAATAGCACAGTCAGGACAGCACTTATTATTGTCTCGATTCTTGCTGCtgtcatgctgctgctgctgctgctgtttgtTGCTGCCTACGGctgcaagaagaacaaaaaaccATACAAGCACGTGCAGATAGTAAGAGACG GACATGGGGCTGAAGAAGAAGAAATGAGAAGTTCAGAACCTCTCACATACGACCTGAGTACTCTGCGAGCTGCAACTGACAACTTTTCAGAGGAAAATAAGCTCGGGGAAGGAGGGTTTGGTCCAGTCTACAAA GGTACCCTACCAGATGGGCAGGTGATTGCAGTGAAGAGACTCTCCAGAACTTCGAAACAAGGGCATGTGGAGATGAAGAACGAGGCTGTCCTAGTTGCAAAGCTCCAGCACAAGAACTTGGTGCGGCTTCTGGGCTGTTGCATCGAGGAAGACGAGAAGCTCCTTATCTACGAGTTCCTCGTCAACAAGAGCCTCGACAAGATCCTTTTTG ATCCTATAAGGCAGCAAGAGCTAAGCTGGGGGCAGAGGTACAAGATCATCGAGGGAATTGGCCGAGGGCTTCTCTATCTTCACGAGGATTCGAGGCTGACGATCATCCACCGTGATCTCAAGCCAGGTAACATCTTGCTTGATGCGGACATGAATCCTAAGATCTCAGACTTCGGCTTGGCGAAGCTGTATGACATCGCCTTGAGCGTGGCAAACACAAGCCGGATAGCTGGTACATA TGGATACATGGCGCCGGAGTACGCCGTGCGCGGCACCTTCTCCACCAAGTCTGACGTTTATAGCTACGGCGTACTTGTCCTAGAGATCGTCACTGGCCGGCGACCAGCCGAAAATCTCATAAACTTT GTTTGGGGCCAATGGAGCCATCAGAACGTGTCGCAGTTGCTCGAGGGCTGCCCAGCCGATGGGCCGGGCCCGCAGGAGATGTTGAGGTGCATCCACGTCGGGCTGCTCTGCGTGCAGGAGGACCCACGCCTCCGGCCAAGCATGGCGTCCGTCGTCATCATGCTCAACAGCCGCTCCATCACGCTGCCCATTCCCACGGTGCCGGCCTTTGTGAGCCCAGCCGAAGGGCCGAGGGCGGCTGCTCCGGAGCCGTCGATCAACGAAGGGTCTGTCTCTGACTTGGAACCtcgttga